The proteins below are encoded in one region of Tepidisphaeraceae bacterium:
- a CDS encoding glyoxalase superfamily protein: MNGAVPVLRVGDWGEPKAFYVDWLGFALDWEFRFGDDFPAYAQVARDGITLHLTQHAGDCAFGGLAHIEVDDIESLLQAWDAGRPAAALPRPKRMPWNALALRVPDPFGNHLSIQQTLDGDGT, translated from the coding sequence ATGAATGGTGCGGTACCGGTTCTGCGGGTCGGCGACTGGGGCGAGCCCAAGGCGTTCTACGTCGATTGGCTCGGCTTCGCGCTCGACTGGGAGTTCCGCTTCGGCGACGATTTCCCGGCCTACGCCCAGGTCGCGCGCGATGGCATCACACTCCACCTCACCCAGCACGCCGGCGACTGCGCGTTCGGGGGCCTGGCCCACATCGAGGTCGATGACATCGAATCGCTATTGCAGGCGTGGGACGCGGGGCGTCCCGCCGCTGCCCTGCCCCGTCCGAAACGCATGCCGTGGAACGCGCTGGCGCTGCGGGTTCCGGACCCGTTCGGAAACCACCTGTCGATCCAGCAGACGCTCGACGGCGACGGCACGTGA